The Emcibacteraceae bacterium genome contains a region encoding:
- a CDS encoding lysine--tRNA ligase: protein MSASPESIKFAYESNAWPFQEAEKLIKRLEKSGNKKDYVLFETGYGPSGLPHIGTFGEVARTTMVRNAFEFLTGQKTKIICFSDDMDGFRKVPDNLPNQEMLKEHLGLPLTKVPDPFGTHESFAHHNNARLVNFLNGFGFDYEFVSATEAYKSGSMDQTLLKMLEAYDKIINVILPTLGEERRKTYSPFLPICPRTGVVLQVPIVKRDLEAGTVSYIDEITDEIVTVPVTGGHCKMQWKADWAMRWVGLGVDYEMAGKDLSESVKLSSAIARILGSTPPEGLSYELFLDEDGSKISKSKGNGISMEQWLTYGTQESLSLYMYQSPRKAKKLYFDVIPKTVDEYLSHLNNYPALEGKQKYASPIWHIHGENPPKEDVPVSFALLLNLVSASNAADKETLWGFISNYIKDARPQDHPLLDQLVGYALVYYENFVKPNKKYRTPTDIEIKALNSLKEHIEQTPDDAEANDLQTVVFSVGKEYNYENLREWFGALYEILLGQKEGPRMGSFIALYGKEKFIDLINHAIKET from the coding sequence ATGTCTGCATCACCGGAGAGTATTAAATTTGCTTATGAAAGCAATGCGTGGCCGTTTCAGGAAGCTGAAAAACTGATCAAGCGCCTTGAGAAGTCCGGTAATAAAAAAGACTATGTTTTATTTGAAACGGGCTATGGTCCATCCGGTCTTCCCCATATAGGCACATTTGGCGAAGTTGCCAGAACAACAATGGTCAGAAACGCATTTGAATTTCTAACCGGTCAGAAAACCAAAATTATCTGTTTTTCCGATGACATGGACGGGTTCAGGAAGGTTCCCGATAACCTGCCCAATCAGGAAATGTTAAAAGAACATCTTGGCCTACCCCTGACCAAAGTACCGGACCCGTTCGGCACACATGAAAGCTTTGCCCATCATAATAATGCACGGCTCGTTAATTTTCTTAACGGTTTCGGCTTTGATTATGAATTTGTCAGCGCGACTGAGGCCTATAAAAGCGGCTCTATGGATCAGACCCTATTAAAAATGCTTGAAGCTTATGATAAAATTATCAACGTAATTCTGCCAACACTTGGCGAAGAGCGCCGCAAAACATATAGTCCGTTCCTGCCTATCTGCCCAAGAACAGGTGTCGTATTGCAGGTTCCTATTGTAAAACGGGATCTGGAAGCTGGAACTGTCAGTTACATTGATGAAATAACTGATGAAATTGTCACTGTACCTGTTACTGGTGGCCATTGCAAAATGCAATGGAAAGCCGACTGGGCCATGCGTTGGGTCGGCCTCGGCGTCGATTATGAAATGGCAGGAAAGGACTTGAGCGAAAGTGTGAAACTTTCATCCGCCATAGCCCGTATTCTTGGTAGCACGCCGCCGGAAGGTTTGAGTTATGAACTGTTTCTTGATGAAGACGGATCAAAAATTTCAAAATCAAAAGGAAATGGCATTTCCATGGAACAATGGCTTACATATGGCACCCAGGAGAGTCTGTCACTTTATATGTATCAGTCCCCCAGAAAGGCCAAAAAATTATATTTTGATGTTATACCCAAAACGGTTGATGAATATCTCAGTCATTTGAATAATTATCCAGCGCTCGAAGGAAAACAGAAATACGCAAGTCCCATCTGGCATATTCATGGCGAAAACCCGCCAAAAGAAGATGTTCCGGTCAGTTTTGCATTACTTTTAAACCTTGTCAGTGCCAGTAACGCAGCAGACAAAGAAACTTTATGGGGATTTATCAGTAATTATATTAAAGATGCCCGACCACAGGATCATCCATTATTGGATCAGCTGGTCGGATATGCGCTCGTTTATTATGAAAATTTTGTAAAACCCAATAAAAAATACCGTACCCCTACCGACATTGAGATTAAGGCTCTTAATTCTTTGAAGGAGCATATTGAGCAAACTCCGGATGATGCAGAAGCCAACGATTTACAAACTGTCGTTTTCTCGGTTGGTAAAGAATATAATTACGAAAATTTACGTGAATGGTTTGGGGCTCTATATGAAATATTACTCGGTCAGAAGGAAGGCCCAAGAATGGGATCTTTCATCGCCCTATATGGAAAAGAGAAATTTATCGATTTAATTAATCATGCAATTAAAGAGACTTAA
- a CDS encoding sugar transferase, with translation MYKINYKNLWKRVFDFFAALIILIALSPFLLFVMLLIKCKMGSPIFFRQDRLGYNGEVFSIWKFRSMTNCRDEKGELRSDEYRLTRFGKFLRDWSIDELPQLWNVVVGDMSLIGPRPFIAEYASRYTAEQMRRHEVRPGISGWAQITGRNSINWNQKFILDVWYVDHCSLLLDLKILFSTIPLVLLRAGITAENHVTMPKWKGNDPVKRESLSE, from the coding sequence ATGTATAAAATAAATTATAAAAATCTGTGGAAACGGGTATTTGACTTTTTTGCTGCTCTAATAATATTAATAGCCCTGAGCCCTTTCCTCCTCTTCGTAATGCTTCTTATAAAATGTAAAATGGGTAGCCCGATTTTCTTCCGTCAGGACAGATTGGGATATAATGGTGAAGTTTTCAGTATCTGGAAGTTTCGCAGCATGACAAACTGCCGCGATGAAAAAGGTGAACTTCGATCTGACGAATATAGACTTACCCGATTTGGTAAATTCCTGCGTGACTGGAGTATTGATGAACTGCCTCAGCTTTGGAATGTTGTTGTAGGCGATATGAGCCTTATCGGGCCACGCCCGTTTATAGCCGAATATGCTTCAAGATATACGGCTGAACAAATGCGCCGTCATGAAGTCCGCCCTGGAATAAGTGGCTGGGCACAGATCACCGGTCGAAATTCCATTAACTGGAACCAGAAATTTATCCTGGATGTCTGGTATGTGGACCATTGCAGCCTCCTGCTTGATTTGAAAATCCTTTTTTCAACCATTCCTCTCGTGTTGTTGAGAGCAGGAATAACTGCTGAAAATCATGTCACAATGCCAAAATGGAAAGGCAATGACCCCGTGAAACGGGAATCTTTATCAGAATAG
- the arfB gene encoding alternative ribosome rescue aminoacyl-tRNA hydrolase ArfB, with translation MLTISNTIKIDENEIEVRFIRSPGPGGQHVNKVESAVQIRFNAKENKAINDAMYKRLKIISGQRMTSDGIIVLTANNTRSQIRNRDDAIQRLAGLLKEASILPKTRKKTNPTLASKTRRLESKKKKGTLKKLRGEKIVD, from the coding sequence ATGCTGACTATTTCAAACACAATTAAAATTGATGAAAATGAAATTGAGGTCCGCTTCATTCGCTCCCCGGGGCCCGGCGGACAACATGTAAACAAAGTTGAAAGCGCTGTCCAAATTCGTTTTAATGCAAAGGAAAATAAGGCAATAAACGATGCGATGTATAAACGGCTAAAAATAATCTCTGGACAGAGAATGACGTCAGACGGGATTATTGTTTTAACGGCAAATAACACCCGGTCCCAGATTAGAAACCGTGACGACGCCATTCAGCGGCTGGCAGGGTTGCTGAAAGAGGCTAGCATATTGCCGAAAACGAGAAAGAAAACCAATCCAACACTTGCCTCTAAAACCCGCAGACTCGAAAGCAAGAAGAAGAAAGGTACATTAAAAAAGCTGAGAGGCGAGAAAATAGTCGATTAA
- a CDS encoding pitrilysin family protein, which yields MKLKFASLIIFWVFLVSSALADDTPTINFEQYTLGNGLRVVVHTDRKAPIVSINVWYHVGSKDEPAGKTGFAHLFEHLMFNGSENYDDDYFKPLQEIGATGINGTTAQDRTNYYQTVPVGGLDRILWMESDRMGHLVGAIAQEKLDEQRDVVKNEKRQGENRPGGKLYYHIYEGVYPEDHPYHHSVIGSMDDLDNASLDDVKGWFQEYYGPNNAVVVLSGDIDADTSKPLMEKYFGDIPASRPLDRKTSWVPIHEANRYEVMEDNVPHTYLTWSWAVPGRTTKEFADLEVAAEIFGGGRNSRLYKNLVHEQELVNSASASLIPGELSGIFIITAELKFSDDAEKMTEIIENMLAEFLTKGPSEKELKRVKATIENDMIRAMESISSVGTALASGAVYANDPGFIHTKQRWQNATTKKDILAVTNKWLTKGFYKIDLVPFGRYKVEKSDVDRSKMPDFTVEADIKLPPLQHAKLVNGIEVTLAERHSVPTVNLAMEFDAGRVTDHAVKFGTASFTFGNMNEGTKSLPSLEFDDRKTMLGARIGFSNGLDSSNISLSALKKNLSDSIDLWADVIRNPAFRPVDIERDRSLTLAQLEEAKMDPDSIAGSLLTKILYGPDHVYSGRTFAEREEMVKSINRQDLLDFHEMWIRPDNAKIYVVGDTTIDEITALLNAAIGDWKNPERPKGEKNITDAEYAKNSRIILVDQPGAGQSRILAAHLVSSSKDENAFNVNAMNDILGGEFTSRINMNLREDKGWSYGAGSSISQAIRQRSFRVSTSVQTDKTAESMKEIIKDIKDYQTTKPPTEEELNLMVKGNTLPLPGQFATNRSLIGYIMRNELYDRPYNYAETLYDKYKSLTPEFLQNIAQDYLRPDAMTWVVVGDLSKIEQNIRDLNIGDVEVWDANGKKIR from the coding sequence ATGAAGTTAAAATTTGCATCACTCATTATTTTCTGGGTATTTCTGGTTTCATCGGCACTGGCCGATGATACGCCAACAATTAATTTTGAGCAATATACACTCGGTAATGGATTAAGAGTTGTCGTCCATACCGACAGAAAAGCACCAATTGTTTCTATCAATGTCTGGTATCATGTGGGCTCAAAAGATGAACCGGCTGGAAAAACCGGATTTGCTCATCTGTTTGAACATCTTATGTTTAACGGTAGTGAAAATTATGATGATGATTATTTTAAACCACTTCAGGAAATTGGCGCGACCGGCATAAATGGAACGACCGCTCAGGATCGCACTAATTATTACCAAACCGTTCCAGTGGGTGGGTTGGACAGAATATTATGGATGGAATCTGACCGCATGGGACATCTTGTCGGTGCCATTGCGCAGGAAAAGCTGGATGAGCAGCGGGACGTTGTAAAAAATGAGAAACGACAGGGGGAAAACCGTCCCGGTGGCAAGCTCTATTATCATATTTATGAAGGCGTTTATCCTGAAGATCATCCATACCATCACTCGGTTATTGGCTCCATGGATGATCTGGATAATGCTTCGCTTGATGATGTAAAGGGTTGGTTTCAGGAATATTATGGCCCCAATAATGCCGTAGTTGTTTTAAGTGGTGATATTGATGCTGACACATCAAAACCGCTCATGGAAAAATATTTTGGCGATATTCCTGCCAGTAGACCGCTAGACCGCAAGACATCCTGGGTTCCTATACATGAGGCCAATCGCTATGAAGTGATGGAAGACAATGTTCCCCATACTTATCTAACCTGGTCATGGGCGGTGCCGGGCCGGACGACAAAAGAATTTGCAGATCTTGAAGTAGCTGCCGAAATATTTGGTGGCGGAAGAAATTCTAGGCTTTACAAGAATCTGGTCCATGAACAGGAGCTGGTCAATAGCGCATCAGCTTCTCTCATACCAGGGGAATTATCCGGAATATTTATAATCACCGCTGAATTGAAATTCAGTGATGACGCAGAAAAAATGACCGAAATAATAGAGAATATGCTTGCCGAGTTCCTAACAAAAGGACCATCGGAAAAGGAATTAAAGCGGGTAAAGGCAACAATTGAAAATGACATGATCCGCGCCATGGAAAGTATCTCCAGTGTGGGAACGGCGCTGGCAAGTGGTGCCGTTTATGCCAATGATCCCGGCTTTATTCATACAAAACAGCGTTGGCAGAATGCCACCACAAAAAAAGATATTTTGGCAGTCACCAATAAATGGCTTACTAAAGGCTTTTACAAAATCGACCTCGTACCGTTTGGCCGATACAAAGTAGAAAAAAGCGATGTAGACAGAAGTAAAATGCCTGATTTTACGGTTGAGGCAGATATAAAGCTGCCACCGCTTCAACACGCAAAGCTGGTCAATGGCATTGAAGTAACTCTTGCTGAACGTCATAGCGTACCAACCGTTAACCTTGCCATGGAATTCGATGCAGGACGGGTCACCGATCATGCCGTAAAATTTGGAACGGCGTCCTTCACATTTGGCAATATGAACGAAGGCACTAAATCGCTTCCCTCACTGGAATTTGATGACCGCAAAACCATGCTTGGTGCAAGGATTGGATTTTCAAACGGACTGGACAGTTCAAATATAAGCCTTTCAGCGCTTAAGAAGAATTTATCAGACTCCATTGATCTTTGGGCAGATGTAATCAGAAACCCGGCTTTCCGACCTGTCGATATTGAACGCGACCGATCCTTAACACTTGCCCAGCTTGAAGAAGCCAAAATGGATCCGGACAGTATTGCAGGAAGCCTGCTGACAAAAATTCTTTATGGGCCGGATCATGTTTATAGCGGACGGACCTTTGCCGAACGGGAAGAAATGGTTAAAAGCATCAATCGTCAGGATTTACTGGATTTCCACGAAATGTGGATAAGGCCGGATAATGCAAAAATATATGTTGTTGGTGATACAACCATTGATGAAATTACTGCACTCCTGAACGCGGCAATTGGCGACTGGAAAAATCCTGAACGCCCTAAGGGTGAGAAAAATATTACGGATGCGGAATATGCAAAAAATTCCCGCATCATTCTGGTTGATCAGCCCGGAGCAGGCCAGTCGAGAATTCTTGCTGCTCATCTCGTCTCATCTTCAAAAGATGAAAATGCCTTTAATGTAAATGCAATGAATGATATTTTGGGAGGCGAGTTTACGTCTCGTATAAATATGAACCTTCGTGAAGATAAAGGATGGTCATATGGAGCAGGAAGCTCAATCAGTCAGGCAATCCGTCAAAGATCCTTCAGGGTCAGCACATCGGTTCAAACTGATAAAACCGCTGAATCCATGAAAGAAATAATAAAAGACATAAAAGACTATCAAACGACAAAACCACCAACTGAAGAAGAATTGAACCTGATGGTAAAAGGAAATACCCTTCCTTTGCCTGGACAGTTTGCAACGAACCGTAGTCTTATCGGCTATATTATGAGAAATGAACTTTATGATCGTCCATATAATTATGCTGAGACTTTATATGACAAATATAAATCTTTGACGCCGGAATTTTTACAGAATATTGCGCAGGACTATTTAAGACCTGATGCCATGACATGGGTTGTTGTCGGTGATCTTTCAAAAATTGAGCAAAATATTCGTGATCTTAATATTGGTGACGTGGAAGTTTGGGATGCCAATGGCAAAAAAATTAGATAA
- a CDS encoding serine hydrolase domain-containing protein, producing MVKSFTRFFILCFFFPMNMVCAQEHPEIDREMNEALNTIVAQAIPGISVAVANSNGVIWSGAAGYSNINDGVTLSQSHLLGIGDISNQFVGTVLLQMAHEGIIDLNTTPKSILGDLVANIENADTATLYQLMNNTSGIYSWSDDEDWARRGRGIQLNPHYQWRRDEVLQYITKDLHQAVNRPGENRHYSKSNYTILGLIIEKITGGPLEQEVRNRILTPLNLTHTYYDTYETLPDGGLAGSYHLGTNQFISKVGINADFETESNQFINTSGTSLSAEGLAGGIVTTPRELAVFATALWNGKIINENDLKSILPEKINGHTGIHSEILGFTADIRKIENSDIIIVSMINLGAVNSGKSPVKDYLDSYMDKILVPIAKKYAPEK from the coding sequence ATGGTCAAATCCTTTACCCGGTTTTTTATTCTCTGCTTCTTTTTTCCGATGAATATGGTCTGCGCACAGGAACATCCGGAAATTGACCGGGAAATGAATGAGGCATTAAATACTATTGTCGCACAGGCAATTCCGGGAATTTCAGTTGCTGTCGCCAATAGCAATGGTGTTATCTGGTCTGGTGCCGCAGGTTATTCCAACATTAATGACGGTGTAACGCTATCCCAATCACACTTGTTGGGAATTGGTGATATCAGCAATCAATTTGTCGGGACTGTTCTTTTGCAAATGGCTCATGAAGGAATCATTGACCTGAATACAACGCCCAAATCCATTTTGGGTGATTTGGTTGCAAATATTGAAAATGCCGATACAGCAACACTTTACCAGCTTATGAATAATACAAGTGGAATTTATTCATGGTCTGACGATGAAGACTGGGCCAGAAGGGGGCGCGGTATTCAGCTTAATCCCCATTATCAATGGCGACGGGACGAAGTATTACAATATATAACAAAGGATCTCCACCAGGCCGTCAATAGGCCAGGTGAAAACCGCCACTATTCCAAAAGCAATTATACGATACTTGGACTGATTATTGAAAAAATTACCGGAGGGCCGCTTGAACAGGAAGTTAGAAACCGGATCCTCACCCCTTTAAACCTCACACACACATATTATGATACGTACGAAACATTGCCCGATGGCGGACTTGCGGGCAGTTATCATCTTGGTACCAATCAGTTTATTTCAAAAGTCGGGATTAACGCGGATTTCGAAACTGAATCCAATCAGTTTATAAACACATCGGGAACAAGTTTATCAGCTGAAGGACTTGCGGGAGGTATTGTAACCACCCCCCGTGAACTAGCCGTTTTCGCGACAGCACTTTGGAATGGAAAAATCATTAATGAAAATGATCTGAAATCTATCCTACCAGAAAAAATAAATGGCCATACCGGTATTCATAGCGAAATACTAGGGTTTACAGCCGATATCCGAAAAATAGAGAATAGCGATATTATCATCGTCTCCATGATTAATCTCGGGGCCGTCAATTCAGGGAAAAGTCCGGTAAAAGACTATCTGGACAGCTATATGGATAAAATTCTGGTTCCCATTGCTAAAAAATATGCGCCGGAAAAATAA
- the pyrC gene encoding dihydroorotase has translation MTASKKITLTRPDDWHLHVRDGEILSSVLGDTAKRFSRAIIMPNLADPVTNTEKAEQYRERIINALPNEYKLTFEPLMTLYLTNRTSTTEIRKAWDSGFIHAVKWYPAGATTNSDKGVSDIVACYDVLEVMADIGMPLLVHGEVTDPTVDVFDREKTFIDQFLSGIIKNFPTLKVVFEHITTEHAVEFVKSAPANVGATITAHHMLLNRNALFTGGIRPHHYCLPVLKRENHRKALVEAATSGNKKFFLGTDSAPHSRKAKENACGCAGIYSSHGGIEFYAEIFDKAGALDKLEAFASFHGPDFYGLPRNRDKITLSRKQSPIPETIPFGSESCVPLRAGGTLEWVLD, from the coding sequence ATGACCGCAAGCAAAAAAATCACCCTTACCAGACCGGATGACTGGCACTTACATGTTCGTGACGGCGAAATTCTAAGCTCTGTTCTGGGAGACACAGCAAAAAGATTTTCGCGGGCCATTATAATGCCAAACCTTGCTGATCCGGTGACAAATACTGAGAAAGCAGAACAATACCGCGAGCGGATAATAAACGCACTTCCCAATGAATATAAACTTACTTTTGAACCGTTAATGACCCTTTATCTGACAAACAGGACATCAACTACGGAAATCAGGAAAGCCTGGGATAGCGGTTTTATACATGCCGTCAAATGGTACCCGGCAGGAGCAACGACAAATTCCGATAAGGGTGTGAGCGACATTGTTGCCTGTTATGATGTGCTTGAGGTCATGGCAGATATTGGCATGCCTCTTCTTGTTCATGGTGAAGTGACAGACCCGACAGTGGATGTATTTGACCGTGAAAAAACATTCATTGATCAGTTTCTCAGTGGCATTATTAAAAATTTTCCCACTTTGAAAGTCGTTTTTGAACATATCACCACTGAACATGCTGTTGAGTTTGTTAAAAGCGCCCCTGCAAATGTCGGCGCCACCATAACAGCGCATCATATGCTTCTGAACAGGAATGCACTTTTTACCGGCGGTATTCGCCCCCACCATTATTGCCTACCGGTATTAAAAAGAGAAAATCACAGAAAAGCCCTGGTTGAGGCGGCAACAAGTGGTAACAAAAAATTCTTCCTCGGAACGGACAGTGCCCCACATAGCCGCAAAGCCAAGGAAAATGCCTGTGGCTGTGCTGGCATTTATTCTTCTCACGGCGGCATAGAATTTTATGCCGAAATTTTTGATAAGGCCGGTGCTCTTGATAAGCTGGAAGCTTTTGCAAGTTTTCACGGCCCCGACTTTTATGGTCTGCCACGAAACCGTGATAAAATAACCCTTTCACGGAAACAGTCTCCGATACCGGAGACTATCCCATTTGGCAGTGAAAGTTGTGTCCCATTGCGCGCTGGCGGCACCCTTGAATGGGTACTAGACTAA
- a CDS encoding serine hydrolase domain-containing protein: MKKMIVLAVMGLLMSCSSENSMDGDENALDQKFKGVDKIFADYQGSDVPGAAVMIIQDGKVIFQKGYGMANLEENIPVTPKSDFRLASVTKEFTSMSILQLIERGQLTLETTLTDIFPEFPDYGKTITIKNILNHTSGLQDYEELIPEGMTRQLKDKDVLDIMEGVDSAYFAVGEKHQYSNTGYAILTQILEKITGEPFRDYLKKNIFDPLHMDSTLAYENGINEVPNRAYGYTIEADGNIIRTDQSPTSAVLGDGGIYTNLEDMYKWDQSLYTNQLLGQKYLDMAFTNYKTNDGEFMNYGFGWRLETYKGMDIIYHTGSSIGFRNIFYRIPSKNFSLLVLRNRDDGDEFSSMAYAHGIVDLFF, encoded by the coding sequence ATGAAAAAAATGATAGTATTAGCAGTGATGGGATTGCTTATGTCTTGTAGTTCTGAGAACTCAATGGATGGCGATGAGAATGCCCTTGATCAGAAATTCAAGGGAGTTGACAAAATTTTTGCTGATTATCAGGGATCGGACGTTCCAGGGGCTGCCGTGATGATTATTCAGGATGGCAAAGTGATTTTTCAGAAGGGCTATGGCATGGCCAATCTGGAAGAAAATATTCCGGTAACGCCGAAGTCCGACTTTCGCCTGGCGTCTGTGACCAAGGAATTTACGTCCATGAGCATTTTGCAGCTTATTGAGCGTGGACAGCTTACCCTTGAGACAACATTGACGGATATTTTTCCGGAGTTTCCGGATTATGGTAAAACCATCACGATTAAAAATATTCTTAATCATACTTCCGGCCTTCAGGATTATGAGGAACTGATACCAGAAGGCATGACACGCCAGTTAAAAGATAAGGACGTCCTTGATATAATGGAAGGTGTTGATAGTGCCTATTTTGCCGTTGGCGAGAAGCATCAGTATAGTAACACAGGCTATGCGATTTTGACCCAAATTCTTGAGAAAATAACTGGTGAGCCATTTCGTGATTATCTGAAGAAAAATATTTTCGATCCACTGCATATGGATAGCACCCTTGCCTATGAAAACGGCATAAATGAGGTTCCCAATCGGGCTTATGGTTATACCATTGAAGCGGACGGAAATATCATCAGGACGGACCAAAGCCCGACCAGCGCTGTGCTCGGGGATGGGGGAATTTATACTAATCTTGAAGATATGTATAAATGGGATCAGTCACTTTATACAAACCAGCTGCTTGGTCAGAAATATCTTGATATGGCCTTTACAAATTATAAAACCAACGACGGCGAATTTATGAATTACGGATTTGGCTGGCGACTGGAAACATATAAAGGTATGGATATTATTTATCACACCGGCAGCTCAATCGGCTTTAGAAATATCTTTTACCGTATTCCGTCAAAGAATTTCTCATTGCTGGTTCTGAGAAACCGCGATGATGGTGATGAATTCAGCAGTATGGCCTATGCACACGGGATTGTTGATTTATTCTTTTAG
- the dapF gene encoding diaminopimelate epimerase, with protein sequence MKDWFNIAPQGRPFVKMQGLQNHFVIVDGRTIPFNPSKEEIRHICNIGTGVGAEQLMVIEPVTEHGKGAYARARIYNPDGTEAEACGNATRCVALLLFEESGLDEFGLEVNFEILACKRDGENISVEMGKISFDWDKIPLSKPSDTLHIDLKSGGLQDGVAVNVANPHLVFFVEDFDAINIPKAGAEIAASSLLSESANIGVAEIIDDTHIKFQVWERPGMLTMACGSGSCAAVAAARARGLIRSDYAYVNMPGGTLKITYKDEVSPIMSGPAEFCYSGYLPE encoded by the coding sequence ATGAAAGACTGGTTTAATATAGCGCCACAAGGCCGTCCATTTGTAAAAATGCAGGGCTTACAGAACCATTTTGTGATTGTAGATGGGCGTACGATACCTTTTAATCCGTCGAAGGAAGAAATCAGGCATATCTGTAATATAGGAACGGGTGTTGGTGCAGAGCAGCTCATGGTGATAGAGCCGGTGACAGAGCATGGAAAAGGGGCCTATGCCAGAGCGCGGATTTATAATCCGGATGGCACGGAGGCCGAAGCCTGTGGCAATGCCACACGGTGTGTAGCGCTCTTGTTATTTGAAGAATCTGGGCTTGATGAATTTGGACTTGAGGTAAATTTTGAGATACTTGCCTGTAAACGGGATGGTGAAAATATAAGCGTTGAAATGGGAAAAATTTCTTTTGACTGGGATAAAATACCACTTTCAAAACCATCTGATACATTACATATAGACCTAAAAAGCGGTGGTCTTCAGGATGGCGTTGCGGTTAACGTTGCTAACCCGCATCTGGTATTTTTTGTCGAGGATTTTGACGCCATCAATATTCCTAAGGCAGGGGCGGAAATTGCCGCCAGTTCTTTGCTATCTGAATCTGCAAATATTGGGGTTGCTGAAATAATTGATGATACACATATTAAGTTTCAGGTCTGGGAAAGACCGGGAATGTTGACGATGGCCTGTGGCAGTGGTTCATGTGCTGCGGTGGCGGCCGCCCGTGCCCGTGGTCTAATTCGTTCCGATTATGCATATGTCAATATGCCGGGTGGAACACTTAAGATTACCTATAAGGATGAGGTTTCGCCAATAATGTCGGGGCCGGCAGAATTTTGTTACAGTGGTTATTTACCGGAATAA
- a CDS encoding amino acid aminotransferase — MIFSGLSEVGDDPILLVSTMYRACTNPNKVDLGVGVYKNAAGETAILKTVKKAEQYLVTNQKTKEYLSPAGNPDYNRQVQKLLLGENHSAIKEGRVTTIQAPGGTGGIRIGTDFIKICKPDATLWISDPTWPNHHSIARSVGLTAKSYRYYDTKKGEFLYTEMMEDLAQAVAGDVIILHGCCHNASGADLSKEQWDELAIFMKKRELVPFIDIAYQGFANGIDEDAYAVRLMSEKLPEVLIASSFSKNFAMYRDRAGAITLVSASAELNKINASHMLMTVRSIYSMPPDHGAAVVAHILGDKELQAEWRKEVDEMRSRVKKMRILFAEKMAAKAPNSGFGYIAEQNGMFSFLTLTPDQIQSLIKDHSIFMMASGRVNMAGLTEDNIDYVTDAVASLFNT, encoded by the coding sequence ATGATTTTCAGTGGTTTATCAGAAGTAGGCGATGATCCTATCCTGCTCGTTTCCACAATGTACCGCGCGTGCACAAACCCGAATAAAGTTGATTTGGGCGTTGGTGTTTATAAAAATGCTGCCGGAGAAACGGCAATCCTTAAAACCGTTAAAAAAGCGGAACAATATCTGGTAACAAATCAGAAAACCAAAGAGTATCTCTCACCCGCCGGCAATCCAGACTATAACAGACAAGTTCAGAAATTGCTGCTCGGGGAAAATCATTCTGCAATTAAAGAGGGACGTGTAACGACAATTCAGGCGCCAGGAGGAACAGGTGGTATCCGTATTGGAACAGATTTTATAAAAATCTGCAAACCGGATGCGACATTGTGGATTTCAGATCCCACCTGGCCAAATCACCATAGTATTGCGCGTAGCGTGGGCCTGACGGCTAAGTCATATCGTTATTATGATACAAAGAAAGGCGAGTTCCTTTATACTGAAATGATGGAGGATTTAGCGCAGGCAGTTGCCGGTGATGTTATTATCCTTCATGGATGCTGTCATAATGCGTCCGGGGCTGATCTGTCAAAAGAGCAATGGGACGAGCTTGCCATATTTATGAAAAAGCGGGAATTGGTTCCATTCATCGATATTGCCTATCAGGGATTTGCTAACGGGATTGATGAAGATGCTTATGCCGTGCGATTGATGAGTGAGAAGTTACCTGAGGTTCTTATTGCCAGTTCATTTTCCAAAAATTTCGCAATGTACAGGGACCGTGCCGGTGCCATTACGCTGGTTTCGGCTTCGGCTGAGTTGAATAAAATTAATGCATCACACATGTTAATGACTGTCAGAAGTATATATTCGATGCCACCTGATCATGGCGCAGCGGTGGTTGCTCATATTCTCGGCGACAAGGAACTTCAAGCAGAATGGCGTAAGGAAGTTGACGAAATGCGCAGTCGTGTTAAAAAAATGAGAATATTATTCGCCGAAAAAATGGCTGCGAAAGCCCCCAATAGCGGTTTTGGCTATATTGCCGAACAGAATGGGATGTTTTCATTCCTGACATTAACGCCGGATCAAATTCAATCGCTGATAAAGGACCATAGTATTTTTATGATGGCGAGTGGACGGGTGAATATGGCGGGCCTGACGGAAGATAATATTGATTATGTAACAGATGCTGTAGCATCGCTTTTTAATACGTAA